Genomic segment of Anaerolineales bacterium:
ATTCCGCCTTCTCCGCCTCGCGTTCCGAGCAGTCCGCCAGCTTCCCGGGCAGGGTCATGCTTTCCAGCGCGGACTTGCGGATCACCAGGTCGCGGGCCTTCTTGGCGGCGTCGCGCGCGCGGGCCGAGGTCAGGCATTTTTCCACGATCGCCCTGCCCTCGCGCGGGTTTTCCTCCATGAAGGCGCCGAAGGCGTCGCTGACCACCTGCTGGACGATCGTCTGCACCTCGGGATTCATCAGCTTGACCTTGGTCTGGCTTTCAAACTGCGGATCCCGGTGCTTGATCGAGACGATCCCGGTCAGTCCCTCGCGCGTATCGTCGCCGGAGAAATTCGGATCGCCTTCCTTGAGCAGGCCGGCCTTGCGCGCGTAATCGTTGATCGTGCGGGTCAGCGCCGCCCGCAGGCCGGTCATGTGCGTTCCGCCGTCGACGGTGTTGATCGTGTTGGCGAAGGAATAGACCGATTCGGAATAGGCGTCGGTGTATTGCACGGCCACATCCACGCCGATGCCGTCCACCTCCTTGTTGGCGTACACCACCGGGTGGAGGGTTTCGCGGTTCCGGTTCAGGTAGCGGACAAAGGAGAGAATTCCGCCCTCGAAATAGAAGCTGGTCTCCTGCCCGGTGCGTTCGTCCTTAAGCGAGATGGTTACGCCGCGGGTCACGAAGGCCATCTCGCGGAACCGTTGGGCGACCGTTTCGAACCGGTAGGTTTCCTCCCCCTTGAAGATCTCCCGGTCGTAGAGGAAGGTGGTTTTCGTTCCGGTCTGGGGGCCGTGCGCCTTACCGATCACCTGCACCGGCGCCTTGGGCTTGCCCCGTTCGTAGCGCTGGAAGTGGATTTTCCCGTCGCGCCGGACCTCCACTTCACACCATTCCGAAAGCGCGTTGACCGCGCTCACCCCCACGCCATGCAGGCCGCCCGAGACCTTGTAGGATCCGCCGCCGAACTTTCCGCCCGCGTGCAAGGTGGTCATCACCACCTCCAGCGCGGGTTTCTTCTTTTCCGGATGCATGTCCACCGGGATGCCGCGGCCGTTGTCTTCCACCGCGACGCTGCAGTCTTTGCGGATGACGACCGAGATGCGGTCGCAGGATCCGGCCAGGGCTTCGTCGATGGAGTTGTCGACCACCTCGAAGATCAGGTGGTGCAGGGCTTTTACGTCCGTCCCGCCGACGTACATGCCCGGACGCCGACGTACGGCTTCCAGGCCTTCCAGAACTTGGATGTCTTTGGCTGCGTATTTGGATTCCGGAGCGGCTTTGGTTTTCGGCATGGGCGCTTCAGGCGACTCCCGGCGGGTTCTTGCCCGCCATGCGCGATTGCAGATAGGTTTGCACTTCCGAGATCCAGCGGCGTTTGTCGATGTAGTACGCCATGCTGGCGACGACCACCACCGATCCGGTGTAGGCGTTGCCGAGAACCCCCACCGCGCCGGCCCAACCGTCGTCCGGCGCCAGCGACCAGACGGAATAGGCGAGGTAATTGACCAGCATCAGCATGATCGGGATCCAGATCGACAGCGGGTACAGCCAGCGCGAGGTGTTCACGCTGTTCCAAACGGCCGGGAGCAGGTCGTCGTTAAACAGGGCGGTTCCGTGCATGGAAAACATAAAGAACAAGACGAGCCAAAACAGGAATCCCCCGCCCAAAAAAAACAGCAGGTTGGAAAGCAAAACCCCCGCCTCCGGCAGCGCCACGGTGACGATGGAAATGGCGATGAAAGCCGGGACGGCGAAGGCCGCGACCAAGACCGCGAAGGCGATGCATAGGATGACCACCGTCAGGCAGGTCCGCGCCCAGCGGATGACGAAATCCCTCACCCGGAGCGGGCCGTGGCGGGCGGTTCCCCCCGCCAGGATCCAATACAATGAACCGATCATCAACGAGATCGCCAAAAAAACCACGCCCAGCGCCGCGGCTTCGAACCAACCGCCGACCGTCAGGACGACGGGGTTTCCGATCGGCGTCTGATCCGGGGCGGTGCCGGCCATCAGGCTGGGGGGAAAAACGGGCAGGAACGCCAGCATCGAAAATAGGTTGAAGCTTTCGGCCGATTGGCGCAGGCCGTCGATGACGGCGGCGTTCACCTGATCCGCGGCGACGGCGGCGGCCAGCGAATCGATCAGCGGCGAAAGCAGTGCGGCGATCGAGAGGTGCGGCCCGAACCAAAGCAACGCGTCTAGAAGCACCGGTAGAACGAGGACCGCCGGACGGGCGTTTACGAATTCGACCCCCTTCCACAACGAGGAAAGGAATCCGATCGGCGCCTTGGGCCCGTCGACGAGAATTTTATCCATGAAAAAATTATACCAGATGCGGTCCGGTTTTTTCCCGACCCGAAGGGTTCCGCGGAACTCTTCGGGGCGGCGTTGTTCAGCTTGCCGTTTCGGATTGATGCGAATACAATCGCGTTCGTGGGCAACGCGTCCGTCGTGGCGTGCATCACCGACTTCGGAACCTCGGATTATTACGCCGGCGCCCTGCGCGGCGTCCTCGCCGGCCTGCTTCCGCAGGCCTCCATCGTCGACGTCACGCACGAAATTCCGCCCGGCGATATCCGCCGCGCCGCGATCCTGCTATGGGAAGCGCAGCCGGCCTTCCCGAAGGGAACCGTTTTCCTCGCGGTGGTGGATCCCGGAGTGGGAACCGAACGGCGGCCGTCCGCCATCCGCTTCGCGGAATGCGACGTGGTCTGCCCGGACAACGGCATCGCCGCCTTCCTGATGCAGCGGTTTTCGGAATTCCGCGCGTGGGAGATCGACCCTGGCCAGATCGCCGGCCGACCGATCAGCAACACTTTTCACGGCCGGGATCTGTTCGCGCCCGCGGCGGCGCATCTTGCGCTGGGGAAAGATGCGGACAGTTTGGGTTCGCCGCTCTCCTGCCCCGTGCGGATTCCGCTCCCGTTCTTCGAAGGGGACGAGCGTCGCGGCTGGGCCGGCGAGGTGTTGTACCGCGACCGTTTTGGGAACGCCGTCACCAGCATCGGACGGATTTCCTTCGACGGCCGCAATCTTGAGCCCTGGCTGCGGACCGGCGCGCGGGCGGGAAGGATCACGGAGGGGATGCGCGTTGTCCTCGAGGACGGCGGCGAAGCCCGCCTTGTCCGAACCTATCGGAACGGTAAGGACGGGGGCGGCGCCGTAGCGCTGGTCGGCAGCAATGGATTGTTGGAACTCGCCTGCGCAAGCCCGGCCGCGGCGGGCGCCGCCCGGCTGAAGGCCGGGACCCGACTGCGGCTGGCGCCCGCCGGATGAGGTGTTCATGGAGCAATTCATCATTGAAGGACAGATTCCCTTGCGCGGAGACGTCACCCCCTCCGGGAACAAGAACGCCGCCCTGCCGATTCTGGCGGCTTGCCTGCTGACCCGCGAACCCGTCGTCCTGCACAACGTGCCGAACATCCGCGACGTGCAATGCATGATCGACCTCCTGAAACAACTGGGAGTGCGGTTCGAGCCGCTGGGGCCGCACTCTTGGAAGGTGCAGGCCGTGTCGGTCCGCGGTTCGGAATTGGATCCGGAGATCTGCCGCCGGATCCGGGCGTCGATTTTGCTGGCCGGTCCGATGCTCGCGCGCGAGGGAAAAATCCGCCTGCC
This window contains:
- a CDS encoding SAM-dependent chlorinase/fluorinase; amino-acid sequence: MGNASVVACITDFGTSDYYAGALRGVLAGLLPQASIVDVTHEIPPGDIRRAAILLWEAQPAFPKGTVFLAVVDPGVGTERRPSAIRFAECDVVCPDNGIAAFLMQRFSEFRAWEIDPGQIAGRPISNTFHGRDLFAPAAAHLALGKDADSLGSPLSCPVRIPLPFFEGDERRGWAGEVLYRDRFGNAVTSIGRISFDGRNLEPWLRTGARAGRITEGMRVVLEDGGEARLVRTYRNGKDGGGAVALVGSNGLLELACASPAAAGAARLKAGTRLRLAPAG
- a CDS encoding DNA topoisomerase IV subunit B (negatively supercoils closed circular double-stranded DNA); its protein translation is MPKTKAAPESKYAAKDIQVLEGLEAVRRRPGMYVGGTDVKALHHLIFEVVDNSIDEALAGSCDRISVVIRKDCSVAVEDNGRGIPVDMHPEKKKPALEVVMTTLHAGGKFGGGSYKVSGGLHGVGVSAVNALSEWCEVEVRRDGKIHFQRYERGKPKAPVQVIGKAHGPQTGTKTTFLYDREIFKGEETYRFETVAQRFREMAFVTRGVTISLKDERTGQETSFYFEGGILSFVRYLNRNRETLHPVVYANKEVDGIGVDVAVQYTDAYSESVYSFANTINTVDGGTHMTGLRAALTRTINDYARKAGLLKEGDPNFSGDDTREGLTGIVSIKHRDPQFESQTKVKLMNPEVQTIVQQVVSDAFGAFMEENPREGRAIVEKCLTSARARDAAKKARDLVIRKSALESMTLPGKLADCSEREAEKAE